A part of Capsicum annuum cultivar UCD-10X-F1 chromosome 6, UCD10Xv1.1, whole genome shotgun sequence genomic DNA contains:
- the LOC107875995 gene encoding 4-coumarate--CoA ligase 2, protein MPMENEAKQGDIIFRSKLPDIYIPNHLSLHSYCFENISEFSSRPCLINGANNQIYTYADVELNSRKVAAGLHKQFGIQQKDTIMILLPNSPEFVFAFLGASYLGAISTMANPLFTPAEVVKQVKASNAEIIVTQACHVNKVKDYALENDVKIVCIDSAPEGCVHFSELIQADEHDIPEVQIKPDDVVALPYSSGTTGLPKGVMLTHKGLVTSVAQQVDGENPNLYIHSEDVMLCVLPLFHIYSLNSVLLCGLRVGAAILIMQKFDIVPFLELIQNYKVTIGPFVPPIVLAIAKSPMVDNYDLSSVRTVMSGAAPLGKELEDTVRAKFPNAKLGQGYGMTEAGPVLAMCLAFAKEPFEIKSGACGTVVRNAEMKIVDPDTGNSLHRNQSGEICIRGDQIMKGYLNDPEATAGTIDKEGWLHTGDIGYIDNDDELFIVDRLKELIKYKGFQVAPAELEALLLNHPNISDAAVVPMKDEQAGEVPVAFVVRSNGSTITEDEVKEFISKQVIFYKRIKRVFFVDAVPKSPSGKILRKDLRAKLAAGFPN, encoded by the exons ATGCCGATGGAAAATGAAGCAAAACAAGGCGATATAATTTTCCGATCAAAACTCCCTGATATATACATCCCAAATCATCTCTCATTACACTCGTATTGTTTCGAAAACATATCAGAATTTAGTTCTCGTCCATGTTTAATCAATGGGGCTAACAATCAAATCTATACTTACGCTGATGTTGAGCTAAATTCAAGAAAAGTTGCTGCTGGACTTCACAAGCAATTTGGGATCCAACAAAAGGATACTATTATGATCTTATTGCCAAATTCACCCGAATTCGTATTCGCCTTCCTTGGTGCATCGTACCTTGGAGCTATTTCCACGATGGCTAATCCATTGTTTACCCCTGCTGAAGTTGTGAAGCAGGTTAAGGCTTCTAATGCTGAGATCATTGTAACTCAAGCTTGTCATGTTAACAAGGTGAAGGATTATGCGTTGGAGAATGATGTGAAGATCGTGTGCATCGACTCGGCTCCTGAGGGTTGTGTACACTTCTCTGAGTTGATTCAGGCTGATGAGCATGATATCCCTGAG GTACAAATCAAGCCAGACGACGTGGTGGCCCTGCCATATTCCTCCGGGACAACCGGTTTACCTAAAGGTGTCATGTTGACACACAAGGGGCTTGTCACAAGCGTGGCACAACAAGTTGATGGTGAAAATCCAAATTTGTATATCCATAGTGAGGATGTGATGCTTTGTGTGTTGCCCTTGTTTCATATCTATTCTCTCAACTCCGTTTTGCTTTGTGGGTTAAGAGTTGGAGCAGCCATTCTGATTATGCAGAAATTTGATATTGTTCCATTCTTAGAATTGATACAAAACTACAAGGTCACAATAGGGCCATTTGTACCACCAATTGTTTTGGCCATTGCTAAGAGTCCTATGGTTGATAATTATGATCTATCATCAGTAAGAACTGTTATGTCTGGGGCTGCACCATTAGGAAAAGAACTTGAAGACACTGTTCGAGCCAAATTTCCTAATGCTAAACTTGGTCAA GGTTATGGGATGACAGAAGCCGGACCAGTGCTGGCTATGTGTTTGGCATTTGCAAAAGAACCATTTGAGATAAAATCAGGAGCATGTGGCACTGTTGTGAGAAATGCTGAGATGAAAATTGTGGATCCTGATACTGGCAATTCCCTTCATAGGAACCAATCTGGAGAGATTTGTATTAGAGGAGATCAGATCATGAAAG GTTACCTAAATGATCCGGAGGCCACGGCCGGAACAATAGACAAAGAAGGATGGTTACATACGGGTGACATTGGCTACATTGACAACGATGACGAGCTTTTTATTGTGGATCGATTAAAAGAACTGATAAAATACAAAGGATTTCAAGTGGCTCCTGCTGAACTCGAAGCCCTTTTACTTAACCATCCCAACATTTCCGATGCTGCAGTTGTTCC CATGAAAGACGAGCAAGCAGGAGAAGTTCCAGTGGCTTTTGTTGTTAGATCAAATGGATCCACTATTACTGAAGATGAAGTCAAAGAATTCATATCAAAACAG
- the LOC107874751 gene encoding uncharacterized protein LOC107874751, with protein sequence MATAAAGRGAQSMNFTYFKPILRKAYHRKSTSPDTISDTVKLKSEDQVKCNKSVMKNQDDSWWVPDDRTGIFYPKGQEKVIEDVPSAAGRDFGAVNWFSNHEDYL encoded by the exons ATGGCAACTGCAGCAGCTGGTAGAGGAGCCCAATCCATGAACTTCACGTATTTCAA GCCAATCCTGCGGAAAGCCTATCACAGAAAAAGCACATCGCCAGACACAATTAGTGATACAGTTAAACTAAAGAGTGAAGATCAAGTGAAGTGCAACAAGAGTGTGATGAAAAATCAGGATGATAGTTGGTGGGTTCCAGATGATCGAACTGGAATATTTTATCCAAAGGGACAAGAGAAAGTCATTGAAGATGTCCCCTCTGCTGCAGGAAGAGATTTTGGTGCTGTTAATTGGTTTTCTAACCATGAagattatctctaa
- the LOC107875996 gene encoding ACT domain-containing protein DS12, chloroplastic produces the protein MAVAMVSCGISTSLKLIEKQPISTPGFFNGSLALNPVQRLHITSKRLALAGNGIIPKASAATAVEDGSSQETAVPMPKVVIDLDSDPEATVVEVTFGDRLGALLDTMNALKNLGLNVVKANVCLDSSGKHNTFAITKASTGRKVDDPELLEAIRLTIINNMMEYHPESSSRLAMGEAFGVFQPYQKIDVDIATHIHVYDDGPERSLLCVETADRPGLIVDLVKIITDINVDVESGEFDTEGLLAKAKFHVSYKGKALIKPLQQVLANSLRYFLRRPTTEDASF, from the exons ATGGCTGTGGCTATGGTTTCTTGTGGGATATCCACTAGTTTAAAACTTATAGAGAAGCAGCCCATTTCAACTCCAGGTTTCTTTAATGGATCTTTAGCTTTGAATCCTGTTCAGAGATTGCACATTACATCCAAGAG ATTAGCTTTAGCTGGGAATGGAATTATTCCAAAAGCATCTGCAGCTACAGCTGTGGAG GATGGAAGTTCACAGGAGACTGCAGTTCCAATGCCCAAAGTTGTAATCGATTTGGATTCAGATCCAGAAGCAACGGTTGTAGAGGTTACATTTGGGGATCGCCTTGGTGCACTTCTCGACACA ATGAATGCACTGAAAAACCTCGGGCTGAATGTTGTTAAGGCTAATGTCTGTCTTGATTCATCTGGGAAGCATAACACATTTGCCATCACAAAAGC TTCTACGGGTAGGAAGGTCGATGATCCAGAGCTGCTTGAAGCAATTCGTTTGACGATCATCAACAATATGATGGAATATCACCCG GAATCTAGCTCCAGATTAGCTATGGGGGAAGCTTTTGGTGTTTTTCAACCATATCAGAAG ATTGACGTGGACATAGCGACCCATATCCATGTATATGACGATGGTCCTGAAAGAAG CTTACTCTGTGTCGAGACAGCAGACAGACCTGGATTGATAGTTGATCTTGTCAAGATCATTACTGACATAAACGTTGATGTTGAATCTGGAGAGTTCGATACTGAG GGATTGCTCGCTAAGGCAAAATTTCATGTCAGCTACAAGGGCAAGGCTTTGATCAAACCCCTTCAACAG GTTCTTGCAAATAGCCTGCGTTATTTCTTGAGGAGACCAACAACAGAGGATGCAAGTTTTTAA